A single region of the Mycobacterium avium subsp. avium genome encodes:
- a CDS encoding GAF and ANTAR domain-containing protein, translated as MESFDAASRHELATRMAELARETAAPRSLDRVLADVTAAAVELISAADVAGVLLVKGSDDFESVADTDSLVAKLDKLQHDFAEGPCHDAALKQTIVRADDLRDEPRWPRYAPAAVEHGVLSSLSFKLYTAERTAGALNLFSFRPNVWDTEAETIGTVFAAHAASAIMAGRHGQQMQSALSTRDRIGQAKGIIMERYGVDELRAFDLLRRLSQESQTKLIDVAQRVIDTRRGDA; from the coding sequence ATGGAGTCTTTCGACGCGGCCTCTCGGCATGAGCTGGCTACCCGCATGGCGGAGCTCGCCCGGGAGACCGCGGCGCCGCGTTCACTCGACCGCGTTCTCGCCGACGTGACCGCCGCGGCGGTGGAGCTGATATCGGCGGCGGACGTCGCCGGGGTGTTGCTGGTGAAAGGGAGCGACGATTTCGAATCGGTCGCGGACACCGACAGCCTGGTCGCCAAACTCGACAAGCTGCAGCACGACTTCGCTGAGGGCCCTTGTCACGACGCCGCGCTGAAACAAACGATCGTGCGCGCCGACGACCTCCGCGACGAACCCCGCTGGCCTCGATACGCACCGGCCGCCGTGGAACACGGTGTCCTGAGCAGCCTCTCGTTCAAGCTCTACACCGCCGAGCGCACCGCGGGCGCGCTCAACCTGTTCAGTTTCCGGCCCAACGTGTGGGATACCGAAGCCGAAACCATCGGAACGGTGTTCGCCGCGCATGCCGCCTCGGCGATCATGGCCGGGCGGCACGGACAACAGATGCAGTCGGCCCTGTCCACGCGAGACCGCATCGGGCAGGCCAAGGGCATCATCATGGAGCGTTACGGCGTCGACGAATTGCGCGCCTTCGACCTGCTGCGCCGGCTCTCTCAGGAAAGCCAAACCAAGCTCATCGACGTCGCCCAGCGAGTGATCGACACCCGCCGCGGCGACGCCTGA
- a CDS encoding metal-sensitive transcriptional regulator gives MAIDSGRTRKADAARHDPGDIDVVLTRLRRAHGQLGGVIAMIEQGRSCKDVVTQLAAVSKALDRAGFKIIASGLRDCITRTEQQPPLSIDELEKLFLSLA, from the coding sequence ATGGCAATCGACAGCGGCCGCACCCGCAAAGCCGATGCCGCCCGGCACGACCCCGGCGACATCGACGTCGTCCTGACCCGGCTGCGCCGGGCGCACGGTCAGCTGGGTGGCGTCATCGCGATGATCGAGCAGGGCCGCAGCTGCAAGGACGTGGTCACCCAGCTGGCCGCGGTGTCGAAGGCGCTGGACCGGGCGGGCTTCAAGATCATCGCCTCGGGATTGCGCGACTGCATCACGCGGACCGAGCAGCAACCGCCCCTGTCGATCGATGAGCTGGAAAAACTGTTCCTGAGCCTGGCCTGA
- a CDS encoding MaoC family dehydratase, giving the protein MRTFESVADLAAAAGETLGHSDWVTITQEDVNLFADATGDHQWIHVDPERAASGPFGTTIAHGFMTLALLPRLQHQIYTVNGIKLAINYGLNKVRFPAPVPVGSRVRAQSSLVSVDDVGNGAVQATFSTTVEIDGSAKPACVAESVVRFVG; this is encoded by the coding sequence ATGCGCACCTTCGAATCAGTAGCCGACCTCGCCGCCGCGGCGGGGGAGACGCTGGGACACAGTGACTGGGTCACCATCACCCAGGAAGACGTCAACCTGTTCGCCGATGCGACCGGCGATCACCAGTGGATCCACGTCGACCCGGAACGGGCCGCGTCGGGTCCCTTCGGCACGACCATCGCCCACGGTTTCATGACCTTGGCGCTGCTGCCCCGGTTGCAGCACCAGATCTACACCGTCAACGGCATCAAGCTTGCAATCAATTACGGCCTCAACAAGGTTCGTTTCCCCGCCCCGGTTCCGGTCGGCTCCCGGGTGCGCGCCCAGAGTTCGTTGGTCAGCGTCGACGACGTGGGTAACGGCGCCGTGCAGGCAACCTTCTCGACCACGGTCGAAATCGACGGATCGGCCAAGCCGGCGTGCGTGGCTGAAAGCGTTGTTCGTTTCGTCGGCTGA
- a CDS encoding TetR family transcriptional regulator: MRGSGRERSRESQSREERKEATRRAIIAAALKLLQDRSFSSLSLREVTREVGIVPAAFYRHFESMESLGLVLIDESFRSLRDTLRDARAGKLDPNRVIESSVEILVASVADRREHWRLIARERNSGLSVLRYAIRTEIRLITSELATDLARFPGLHEWTTEDLNVLATLFVNAMILIAEAIEDSQSAEAREDIRRLAVKQLRMIATGIAGWRSTP; this comes from the coding sequence GTGCGCGGCTCCGGACGTGAGCGCTCCCGCGAAAGCCAGTCGCGGGAAGAGCGCAAGGAGGCGACCCGTCGCGCCATCATCGCCGCCGCCCTCAAGCTGCTGCAGGACCGCAGTTTCTCCAGCCTGAGCCTGCGCGAGGTGACCCGAGAGGTCGGGATCGTGCCGGCGGCGTTCTACCGGCACTTCGAGTCGATGGAATCCCTGGGCCTGGTGCTGATCGACGAGTCGTTCCGCAGCCTGCGCGACACCCTGCGCGACGCCCGGGCCGGCAAGCTCGACCCGAACCGGGTGATCGAGTCATCGGTGGAGATCCTGGTGGCCAGCGTCGCGGACCGGCGCGAGCATTGGCGGCTGATCGCCCGCGAGCGCAACAGCGGGCTGTCGGTGCTGCGCTACGCCATCCGCACCGAGATCCGGCTGATCACCTCCGAGCTGGCCACCGACCTGGCCCGGTTTCCCGGCCTGCACGAGTGGACCACCGAGGACCTCAACGTGCTAGCGACGCTGTTCGTCAACGCCATGATCCTGATCGCGGAGGCCATCGAGGATTCACAGAGTGCCGAGGCCCGCGAGGACATCCGCCGGCTCGCCGTCAAGCAGCTGCGGATGATCGCGACCGGCATCGCCGGCTGGCGAAGCACGCCCTGA
- a CDS encoding ferredoxin reductase, with protein sequence MFTQTVQASGRVLARTVRQRVLGSELLDLLTGPHGVDRYTELVAPTWTLGEARAKVTDVRRTTPRSVTLTLDPNDTFLSSHTVTAGQYVNLTVEIDGRRHTRCYSPANREGAATLELTIGRHDGGLVSNHLYDHARRGMVVGLAGVGGDFVLPDPRPRRVLFVSGGSGITPVMAMVRTLVSQRHRGEIAFIHYAPTPAEACYRDELAALPSVRVLHGYTRSAGGDLSGRFGPDHLAAAMPAPDAVFVCGPTSLVDAVREHCDNVYTESFTPPVLEAPADPSGGRVTFSDSGVDVVDDGRSLLEQAEAAGLSPQNGCRMGICHTCTRRKTAGTVRNLVTGAVSTAPDEDVQICVSVPVGDVDLSL encoded by the coding sequence ATGTTCACTCAAACCGTTCAGGCTTCCGGCCGGGTCCTCGCGCGGACCGTGCGGCAGCGGGTGCTGGGTTCGGAGCTGCTCGACCTGCTGACCGGTCCGCACGGCGTCGATCGTTACACCGAGCTGGTGGCACCGACGTGGACGCTGGGCGAGGCCCGCGCCAAAGTGACCGACGTGCGCCGCACCACGCCGCGCAGCGTCACGCTCACCCTGGATCCCAACGACACCTTCCTGTCCAGCCATACCGTCACAGCCGGCCAGTACGTCAACCTCACCGTGGAGATCGACGGGCGCCGGCACACCCGGTGCTATTCGCCGGCCAACCGCGAAGGGGCGGCCACCCTCGAGTTGACCATCGGTCGACACGACGGCGGGCTGGTCTCGAACCATCTGTACGACCACGCCCGACGCGGCATGGTGGTCGGCCTGGCCGGCGTCGGCGGCGATTTCGTGTTGCCGGACCCGCGCCCGCGGCGCGTCCTGTTCGTCTCCGGGGGCAGCGGTATCACCCCGGTGATGGCGATGGTGCGCACGCTGGTTTCCCAGCGGCATCGCGGCGAGATCGCCTTCATTCACTACGCGCCGACCCCCGCCGAGGCCTGCTACCGCGACGAATTGGCCGCGCTGCCGTCGGTGCGGGTGCTGCACGGGTACACCCGATCCGCGGGCGGCGACCTTTCCGGACGCTTCGGGCCCGACCACCTGGCCGCCGCGATGCCCGCACCGGATGCGGTGTTCGTCTGCGGCCCAACATCTTTGGTCGATGCCGTCCGAGAGCACTGCGACAACGTCTACACCGAAAGCTTCACTCCGCCGGTGCTCGAGGCGCCGGCCGACCCGTCCGGCGGACGAGTCACGTTCTCCGACAGCGGCGTCGACGTCGTCGACGACGGGCGGTCGTTGCTGGAGCAGGCCGAGGCCGCCGGACTGTCCCCGCAAAACGGGTGCCGGATGGGCATCTGTCACACCTGCACGCGGCGCAAAACCGCCGGCACCGTGCGCAACCTGGTCACCGGTGCGGTCTCGACCGCTCCCGATGAGGACGTGCAGATCTGCGTGTCCGTTCCGGTCGGTGACGTGGACCTGTCCCTCTGA
- a CDS encoding GNAT family N-acetyltransferase, giving the protein MSPQVRPAVKADVRELSRTLARAFYDDPVMIWLLPDQDTRIAHLSRLFATMTRHHHLTRGGVEVAGVEAEIGAAALWDPPDQWQETRGGQLAMTPAFIRVFGLRSMRGRAVQELMKSVHPEEPHWYLAVIGSDPVVRGKGFAQALMRSRLDRCDAEYCPAYLESSKPENVPYYERFGFSVTREVVLPDGGPSLWAMWRPPR; this is encoded by the coding sequence ATGAGCCCGCAGGTCCGCCCGGCGGTCAAGGCCGATGTTCGCGAGCTGTCGCGCACACTGGCCCGCGCCTTCTACGACGATCCGGTGATGATCTGGCTGCTTCCCGATCAGGACACGCGGATCGCGCACCTGTCCCGGTTGTTTGCGACGATGACCCGCCATCATCACCTGACCCGCGGCGGTGTGGAGGTGGCTGGGGTGGAGGCGGAGATCGGCGCGGCGGCGCTGTGGGATCCGCCCGATCAGTGGCAAGAGACGCGCGGCGGTCAGCTGGCGATGACGCCGGCGTTCATCCGGGTATTCGGCCTACGCTCGATGCGCGGACGCGCGGTACAAGAATTGATGAAAAGCGTGCATCCCGAGGAACCGCACTGGTATCTGGCCGTGATCGGAAGCGATCCGGTGGTCCGCGGCAAGGGATTTGCTCAGGCATTGATGCGGTCGCGGCTGGACCGCTGCGACGCCGAGTACTGTCCGGCCTATCTCGAGTCGAGCAAGCCCGAAAACGTGCCGTACTACGAGCGTTTCGGCTTCAGCGTCACCCGTGAGGTCGTGCTGCCGGACGGCGGACCGAGCCTGTGGGCGATGTGGCGCCCGCCACGGTAG
- a CDS encoding MarR family winged helix-turn-helix transcriptional regulator, whose translation MGGVKARTDVTSELFGVVGRFRRQLRRSAGRAFDPARLSESQSELLWLVGRRPGISVSAAAAELGLVPNTASTLVTKLVSGGFLLRAAADTDRRVCQLRLTESAQQIVDESRAARRALLSEVVDELDDDQIEALTRGLEVLDMMTQKLRERRP comes from the coding sequence ATGGGCGGGGTGAAAGCACGCACGGACGTAACCTCCGAGCTGTTCGGCGTGGTCGGCCGGTTTCGCCGCCAACTGCGCAGGTCGGCCGGTCGCGCGTTCGATCCGGCCCGGCTCTCGGAGTCCCAGTCGGAATTGCTGTGGCTGGTCGGGCGGCGGCCCGGGATCTCGGTCAGCGCCGCGGCCGCCGAGCTCGGCCTGGTGCCCAACACCGCCTCGACCCTGGTCACCAAGCTGGTGTCGGGCGGATTCCTGCTGCGCGCCGCCGCGGACACCGACCGCCGGGTGTGCCAGCTGCGGCTCACCGAGTCCGCGCAGCAGATCGTCGACGAGTCCCGGGCCGCCCGGCGGGCATTGCTGTCCGAGGTGGTCGACGAACTCGACGACGACCAAATCGAGGCTTTGACAAGAGGATTGGAGGTCCTCGATATGATGACCCAAAAACTGCGGGAGCGGCGACCATGA
- a CDS encoding F420-dependent hydroxymycolic acid dehydrogenase encodes MSGISRRVFGRLAASAGMLGSVALAEGCAKPTAQHGKSSGPPPPPGKGVGFVLSHEQFRTDQLVAQAQAAEHAGFQHVWASDHIQPWQDDEGHAMFPWLTLALVGSATSHVSFGTGVTCPTYRYHPATVAQAFASLAILYPGRVFLGVGTGERLNEQATTNTYGSYVERHDRLTEAVQLIRQLWSGLRISFTGHYFQTNSVKLYDVPATPPPIFVAAAGPKSVRLAGQYGDGWISQAHDITDPKLLAAFGVGARDAGRDVSALGKRAELFAVVGDNAVATRAATLWRFTAGAVDQPNPVEIQRAAESNPIDKVLAGWTVGTDPAAHINAVQRILDAGAIPFLHFPQDDPVVAIEFYRANVLPKLR; translated from the coding sequence GTGAGCGGCATCTCGCGGCGAGTGTTCGGGCGGCTGGCGGCCAGTGCGGGCATGCTCGGGTCCGTCGCGTTGGCGGAAGGGTGCGCGAAACCGACTGCCCAGCATGGCAAATCCAGCGGACCGCCGCCACCACCGGGCAAGGGCGTGGGTTTCGTCCTGTCCCACGAACAGTTCCGCACCGACCAGCTGGTGGCCCAGGCTCAGGCGGCCGAACACGCCGGCTTTCAACACGTATGGGCCAGCGACCACATCCAACCGTGGCAGGACGACGAGGGCCATGCGATGTTCCCGTGGCTAACGCTGGCGCTGGTCGGCAGTGCTACCAGCCACGTTTCGTTCGGCACCGGCGTGACCTGTCCGACCTACCGCTACCACCCCGCCACGGTCGCCCAGGCATTCGCCTCGCTGGCGATCCTCTACCCCGGCCGGGTGTTTCTGGGGGTAGGCACCGGCGAACGGCTCAACGAACAGGCCACCACGAACACCTACGGCAGCTACGTCGAGCGCCACGACAGGCTGACCGAAGCGGTACAGCTGATCCGCCAGCTGTGGAGCGGTTTGCGAATCTCGTTCACCGGCCACTATTTCCAGACGAATTCGGTGAAACTCTACGATGTTCCGGCCACGCCCCCACCGATCTTCGTCGCGGCCGCCGGACCGAAAAGCGTGAGACTGGCCGGACAGTATGGGGATGGCTGGATCAGCCAGGCCCATGACATCACGGATCCAAAGCTGTTGGCGGCCTTCGGCGTGGGCGCCCGGGACGCCGGGCGTGACGTCTCCGCCCTCGGAAAACGGGCCGAACTGTTCGCGGTCGTCGGTGATAACGCCGTAGCGACCCGGGCCGCCACGCTGTGGCGTTTTACCGCCGGGGCCGTCGATCAACCGAATCCCGTCGAGATCCAGCGCGCAGCGGAGTCCAACCCCATCGACAAGGTGCTGGCCGGCTGGACGGTCGGCACCGACCCGGCTGCCCACATCAACGCCGTCCAGCGGATTCTCGACGCCGGCGCAATCCCGTTTCTGCACTTTCCGCAAGACGATCCCGTCGTCGCCATCGAGTTCTACCGCGCCAACGTCTTGCCGAAGTTGCGCTGA
- a CDS encoding hemerythrin domain-containing protein, with amino-acid sequence MDAITFLRQDHKSVLGLLETLDGAPSGEGAQASGLETMVNNLIIAESQHEAIEEQFFWPAVRDAIGDGLVDKALEQEQSGKKLLQRLEDGKPGDPDYHEALQEFVKAAREHIVYEQNEVWPQVETVLGREELEKIGEKLEAAKKVAPTRPHPDTPPNPAVLKTMGMGTAIVDHVRDAVTGRGEDNPPDSQMH; translated from the coding sequence ATGGACGCAATCACTTTCCTTCGTCAGGACCACAAGAGTGTGCTCGGTTTGTTGGAGACGCTCGACGGGGCACCATCGGGCGAGGGCGCTCAGGCGAGCGGCCTGGAAACCATGGTGAACAACCTCATCATCGCCGAATCGCAACACGAAGCCATTGAAGAACAGTTCTTCTGGCCAGCGGTGCGCGACGCGATCGGCGACGGCCTCGTCGACAAGGCGCTCGAGCAGGAGCAATCCGGAAAGAAGCTGCTGCAGCGCCTCGAGGACGGTAAACCGGGCGACCCGGATTATCACGAAGCGTTGCAGGAATTCGTCAAGGCGGCCCGTGAACACATCGTCTACGAGCAGAACGAGGTGTGGCCGCAGGTCGAAACCGTGCTCGGCCGTGAGGAATTGGAGAAGATCGGCGAAAAGCTGGAAGCGGCGAAGAAGGTCGCCCCGACCCGGCCGCATCCCGATACCCCACCCAACCCTGCCGTGCTGAAAACGATGGGCATGGGGACGGCAATCGTCGACCACGTCCGCGACGCGGTTACCGGTCGCGGCGAAGACAATCCGCCCGATTCGCAGATGCACTGA
- a CDS encoding metallophosphoesterase family protein, translating to MRLLLIADTHIPGRARDLPAQVWDEVAGADVVIHAGDWTAPEFFDELDGRAARLVACWGNNDGPALRARLPERADVTLAGVRFTVVHETGAAAGREARMSRRYPDSQVLVFGHSHIPWDTTTRTGLRLLNPGSPTDRRRQPFCTYLTACAADGAVSDVVLHRLTK from the coding sequence GTGAGGCTGCTGCTGATCGCCGACACGCACATCCCGGGCCGGGCTCGCGACCTGCCCGCGCAGGTGTGGGACGAAGTGGCCGGGGCCGACGTCGTGATCCACGCCGGCGACTGGACGGCACCGGAGTTCTTCGACGAGCTCGACGGCCGGGCCGCCCGGCTGGTGGCCTGCTGGGGCAACAACGACGGCCCGGCGCTTCGGGCGCGGCTGCCCGAGCGGGCCGACGTCACCCTGGCGGGCGTGCGGTTCACCGTCGTGCACGAGACCGGCGCCGCCGCGGGCCGGGAGGCGCGGATGTCGCGGCGGTACCCGGACAGCCAGGTGCTGGTGTTCGGGCACAGCCACATCCCCTGGGACACCACCACCCGAACCGGCCTGCGGCTGCTCAATCCGGGCTCGCCGACGGATCGCCGCCGCCAGCCGTTCTGCACCTACCTGACCGCGTGCGCCGCCGACGGCGCCGTGAGCGACGTGGTGCTGCACCGCCTCACCAAGTGA
- a CDS encoding manganese catalase family protein — protein sequence MFVHNKDLQFEVRVDRPDPRFASLLMDQFGGANGALTAALQCFTQAFVLRQKNPKMYDLFMDIATEELSHLEMVGSMITMLLDGLNDNLKIANEKCDWMPAVASNGGGRDGLIHSVAVNPLFLVLSGGGPDVKDSGGNNWTGAYIDANGDPTVDLRNNVAAESRAKIVYEYLKQFTDDPGVQDTLTFLMTREVAHYQQFTAALNELPVNFPPGQLPGDPRFQNVAFNMSNGGGESIRGPWNQGQGPWPEGTEWDYVEKPEQQWLGSETRKNKGAERVPDGSPAVNAEKPFTHEQHVPTG from the coding sequence GTGTTTGTGCACAACAAAGATCTTCAATTCGAGGTTCGCGTCGATCGACCCGATCCTCGGTTCGCGTCGCTGCTGATGGACCAATTCGGCGGGGCCAACGGCGCACTCACCGCGGCGCTGCAGTGCTTCACCCAGGCATTCGTGCTGCGGCAGAAGAACCCGAAAATGTATGACCTGTTCATGGACATCGCGACCGAGGAGCTCAGCCACCTCGAAATGGTCGGATCAATGATCACGATGTTGCTCGACGGGCTCAACGACAACCTCAAGATCGCCAACGAGAAATGTGACTGGATGCCGGCGGTGGCGTCCAACGGCGGCGGCCGGGACGGTCTCATCCACTCGGTCGCGGTCAATCCGCTGTTTCTGGTGCTCAGTGGCGGTGGGCCGGACGTCAAGGATTCCGGTGGCAACAACTGGACCGGCGCCTACATCGACGCCAACGGCGACCCGACCGTGGATCTGCGCAACAACGTCGCGGCGGAATCGCGCGCCAAGATCGTCTATGAATACCTCAAGCAGTTCACCGACGACCCAGGCGTGCAGGACACCCTGACGTTCCTGATGACGCGCGAGGTGGCGCACTATCAGCAGTTCACAGCGGCGCTCAATGAGCTCCCGGTGAACTTCCCGCCGGGACAGCTGCCGGGCGACCCGCGCTTCCAGAACGTGGCGTTCAACATGTCCAACGGTGGTGGCGAGTCCATTCGCGGTCCGTGGAACCAAGGCCAGGGTCCCTGGCCAGAGGGCACGGAATGGGACTACGTCGAGAAGCCCGAACAGCAGTGGCTGGGTAGCGAGACGCGCAAGAACAAGGGGGCCGAGCGAGTTCCGGACGGCTCGCCGGCCGTCAACGCTGAGAAGCCCTTCACCCACGAACAGCACGTTCCCACCGGCTAG
- a CDS encoding acyl-CoA dehydrogenase family protein has product MWDFETDPEYQAKLDWVEKFMAEELEPLDLVALDPYDKKNAEMMAILRPLQQQVKDQGLWAAHLRPELGGQGFGQVKLALLNEILGRSRWAPSVFGCQAPDSGNAEILALFGTEEQKARYLQPLLDGEITSCYSMTEPQGGSDPGQFVTAATRDGDYWVINGEKWFSTNAKHASFFIVMAVTNPQARTYDKMSLFIVPAETPGIEIVRNVGVGAESAKRATHGYVRYHDVHVPADHVLGGEGQAFMIAQTRLGGGRIHHAMRTIALARSAFDMMCERAVSRKTRHGRLSDFQMTQEKIADSWIQIEQFRLLVLRTAWLIDKHHDYQKVRRDIAAVKVAMPQVLHDVAQRAMHLHGALGVSDEMPFVKMLVAAESLGIADGATELHKMTVARRTLREYEPVTTPFPSAHIPTRRAEAQARLAERLEHVVAEF; this is encoded by the coding sequence GTGTGGGATTTCGAGACGGACCCCGAATACCAGGCAAAGCTGGACTGGGTCGAAAAATTCATGGCCGAAGAGCTCGAACCGCTCGATCTCGTCGCGCTCGACCCCTATGACAAAAAGAACGCCGAAATGATGGCCATCCTGCGGCCCCTCCAGCAACAGGTGAAGGATCAGGGGCTGTGGGCCGCGCACCTGCGCCCTGAGTTGGGTGGCCAGGGCTTCGGTCAGGTCAAACTGGCGCTGCTCAACGAAATCTTGGGCCGCTCCCGCTGGGCTCCGTCGGTGTTCGGCTGTCAGGCACCGGATTCCGGCAACGCCGAGATCCTCGCCCTGTTCGGCACCGAAGAGCAGAAGGCACGCTACCTGCAGCCGCTGCTGGACGGCGAAATCACCTCCTGCTATTCGATGACCGAACCGCAAGGTGGTTCTGACCCAGGACAATTCGTCACCGCCGCAACCCGAGACGGCGACTACTGGGTCATCAATGGCGAGAAGTGGTTCTCCACCAACGCCAAACACGCGTCGTTCTTCATCGTCATGGCGGTCACGAACCCGCAGGCCCGCACCTACGACAAGATGTCGCTGTTCATCGTCCCGGCCGAAACGCCAGGCATCGAGATCGTCCGCAATGTCGGCGTCGGGGCAGAATCGGCAAAGCGGGCCACCCACGGCTACGTCCGCTACCACGACGTCCACGTGCCCGCCGACCACGTGCTGGGTGGTGAGGGGCAGGCGTTCATGATCGCGCAGACCCGCCTCGGCGGCGGCCGGATCCATCACGCCATGCGCACAATCGCGTTGGCCCGCAGCGCCTTTGACATGATGTGTGAGCGCGCGGTGTCGCGCAAGACCCGGCACGGCCGACTGTCCGATTTCCAGATGACCCAGGAGAAGATCGCCGACAGCTGGATCCAGATCGAGCAGTTCCGTCTGCTGGTGCTGCGCACCGCCTGGCTGATCGACAAGCACCACGACTACCAGAAGGTGCGTCGTGACATTGCGGCGGTGAAAGTGGCCATGCCCCAGGTGCTGCATGACGTCGCGCAGCGGGCCATGCACCTGCACGGTGCGCTCGGCGTCTCCGATGAGATGCCGTTCGTCAAGATGCTGGTGGCCGCCGAGTCGCTGGGTATCGCCGACGGCGCCACCGAGTTGCACAAGATGACGGTCGCCCGCCGGACGCTGCGCGAATACGAGCCGGTGACAACGCCTTTCCCGTCGGCGCATATTCCGACACGCCGCGCCGAAGCGCAGGCACGACTCGCCGAGCGGCTCGAGCACGTGGTCGCCGAATTTTAG
- a CDS encoding alpha/beta fold hydrolase: MPDVIAHHGLLKDTRLHVDDTGGPGRPVLLMHPWPLSGQSWSAQVPVLHAAGYRVVTYDRRGFGRSDKPLTGYSYSQLTHDLHTLIESLDLRDLTLVGSSMGGGEVARYLSTYGPERVRSVVFASSVTPYLLQTTDNPDGPLTMKDAARATASFVKDQDAFYDHQMTEFFSANGQLRVSPATRAEALRLCKQAGKEASLACMAAWANTDFRPDLTRVSVPALIIHGEGDESVPLAGSAQRTHRAIPGSRLCVIADGPHGCHISHAQEFNATLLDFLAA, translated from the coding sequence ATGCCCGATGTGATCGCCCACCATGGACTTCTCAAGGACACCCGGCTGCATGTCGACGACACCGGCGGGCCCGGCAGACCGGTGCTGCTCATGCACCCGTGGCCGCTGTCCGGCCAATCGTGGTCGGCCCAGGTCCCGGTGCTGCACGCCGCCGGCTATCGGGTGGTCACCTACGACCGGCGCGGTTTCGGGCGCAGCGACAAGCCGCTCACCGGGTACAGCTACTCCCAGCTCACGCACGACCTGCACACCCTGATCGAATCCCTCGACCTGCGCGACCTCACCCTGGTGGGCTCCTCGATGGGCGGCGGCGAGGTCGCCCGCTACCTGTCGACCTACGGCCCCGAGCGGGTGCGCAGCGTGGTGTTCGCCTCCTCGGTGACGCCGTACCTGTTGCAGACCACCGACAATCCGGACGGGCCGCTGACCATGAAGGACGCGGCGCGGGCGACGGCGTCGTTCGTCAAGGACCAGGACGCCTTCTACGACCATCAGATGACCGAGTTCTTCTCCGCCAACGGACAATTGCGGGTGAGCCCGGCGACCCGCGCCGAGGCGCTCAGGTTATGCAAGCAGGCCGGCAAGGAGGCGTCGCTGGCCTGCATGGCTGCCTGGGCCAACACCGACTTCCGTCCCGACCTGACCCGGGTGTCGGTGCCGGCGCTGATCATCCACGGCGAGGGCGACGAATCCGTGCCGCTCGCCGGGTCGGCGCAGCGCACCCACCGGGCGATACCGGGCAGCCGGCTGTGCGTGATCGCCGACGGGCCGCACGGTTGCCACATCAGCCACGCGCAAGAGTTCAACGCGACACTGCTGGACTTTCTGGCCGCCTAG
- a CDS encoding DUF302 domain-containing protein, which produces MTSKLSTTLHTSFPDAVDRTTKALADQGFGVLTTIDVKATLKQKLGADMEDYLILGACNPALAHRALGIDRQIGQLLPCNVVVRSDPAEGDAVLVEAMDPQLMVKVTGEAGALQEVADQATAKLQAAISALAG; this is translated from the coding sequence GTGACATCGAAATTGAGCACCACGCTGCACACCTCGTTCCCGGACGCGGTGGACCGGACCACAAAAGCACTGGCGGATCAGGGTTTTGGCGTACTGACCACCATCGACGTGAAAGCCACGCTGAAACAAAAGCTCGGCGCGGACATGGAGGACTACCTGATCCTGGGCGCCTGCAACCCGGCGCTGGCGCACCGCGCGCTGGGCATCGATCGCCAGATCGGTCAGTTGCTGCCGTGCAATGTGGTGGTGCGGTCCGATCCCGCCGAGGGGGATGCGGTGCTGGTCGAGGCGATGGACCCGCAACTCATGGTCAAGGTGACCGGCGAGGCGGGGGCCTTGCAGGAGGTCGCCGACCAAGCCACCGCCAAGCTGCAAGCGGCGATCAGCGCGCTCGCCGGCTGA